In a single window of the Drosophila albomicans strain 15112-1751.03 chromosome 3, ASM965048v2, whole genome shotgun sequence genome:
- the LOC117570192 gene encoding uncharacterized protein LOC117570192 — MDYVRSILDCLASLCSCWQCTDDLGTQGIEPSERTHLLADSVNQSPALRRSNSADLSNDYSQSLPKKDDQNALSRLVQNTAINMINVGAMDSHTLEHQEYTDRIKLYSQRLQQQWNNVQHPSVVMKGLLKDVPNHQSCVSKPIYSDDTAQMKMFMEKSHAGVSGIQIDHREAVVVPFHIP, encoded by the exons ATGGATTACGTTCGTTCTATTTTGGATTGTTTAGCTTCGCTATGCAGTTGCTGGCAATGCACAGATGACTTGGGGACTCAA gGAATAGAACCAAGCGAAAGAACACATCTTCTGGCAGACTCAGTTAATCAAAGTCCAGCACTACGGAGGAGTAATTCAGCTGACTTAAGTAATGATTATTCCCAATCGTTGCCAAAGAAGGACGATCAAAATGCATTGTCTAGATTGGTGCAAAACACCGCCAT AAATATGATCAATGTGGGTGCTATGGACTCCCACACCTTAGAGCATCAAGAGTATACGGATAGAATAAAATTGTACTCCCAACGGCTTCAGCAACAGTGGAATAATGTACAACATCCCAGCGTGGTAATGAAAG gccTCTTGAAAGATGTTCCCAATCATCAGTCGTGCGTATCAAAGCCCATTTACTCTGATGATACAGCCCAG ATGAAAATGTTTATGGAAAAATCGCATGCTGGAGTTTCAGGGATACAGATTGATCACAGggaagctgttgttgttccatTTCATATTCCGTAA